The sequence CACCGGCACGAAGAAGGGCGGGGCCGTGGAAGGAGTTTGCGTCACGTTGACGTTGGTGCTGGTCGTCCTGACTTTTGTTGTTGGCCGGTAGCGGCGGGCTTTGGACGCTTGAAGTTCCTTAGGTCCGCATAGTGGGCGGGCCGATGCGCGAAGAGCTTTTGCCGTCCAGGGTTCCCGGACCTTAAGCCTTCGCGCTTTTTTTGTCGAATGATTGACTTTCTTCAAATGAGCACAAATAATGGAATTCAGCTTGAGCCGATCGAATACATGATATGATTGTGTTTGATGAATGAACGATATAAGAATGTGTTAAATGAATGGAACAATTGGGCGGGCTGAGATTAGAGTCAATGAAGCCAAGCGGATATTTTGCAAGCGCAGTCAAAAGGAGGGGGAGAAGCATGCGAAACGGTATAACGGGCTGGTTCGGGAGACTGCCGATCCGCCGAAAGATCGTCCTTATCTTTTTGCCGCTGATCATCTTTCCGCTGCTGGCGCTTGGTCTGCTGTCCGGCGAAATGTTCAGCCGCTCGGTCATTGAGAAGACGAAGAACAATGTCAGGGACGAGTCCCGGCTTATTCTCTCACAGATGGATTCTATCGTGAAAAATACGGAGAGCAGCGCCAATATCATGACGACCGATATCATCCGTCTGTATGGTGAACGCTCGGCTTCGCCCGAGGCGATTGAAGAGGAGAGGTTCAGTAATCTGATGGAGAGCCGTCTTTCGATTGACCTGGTGCTGTTTCCCGATGCGGACTCGGCCGTATTCGTTGATGTGAACGGAAGGGTGTACTCGTCCTATCCTCCCCAGGTGAGCCGGGATAAGAAGGTATTACACAGCGGCCTGCCGGAAAAAGTTAAAGCGATGGGCAGCTACGGCGTGGGCCGCTGGCTGCCGGTGGAACGGCGGGATTATATGGTCAGCGACCCCGCTGTTCCGGTACTGACACTGGGAAAGATCGTATTCAACCTGGATACCGGCAGCCAGTTGGGTACGCTGTTTGTCAATGTCAGGGAGACGACCTTCGCTTCGATTCTGCAGGTGATGGGCGAGAGCTCGTCCTCCAAGCAGTATTATATTGTGGACGGCGCTGGCCGAATCGTTGCGTCGCCGAATGAACAGCTTCTGCTGACGCCGTTCGCGGCAAACGTATCCCCCGGTCTTCTGGAGCGTGAAACCCCGGTATCCGACATTGTCGGCTCGGGAGAAGGGAACAAATTGGCAACGGTTACCGCTTATGACAGGTTGAACTGGAAGCTGGTGAACATGGTTTCGCTGCAAACGCTTAACGGCGATATCCGCCGGAACTTTGTCCTGACTTTTGCATTTGGCGCCTTATGCCTGCTGCTGTCGCTGCTGCTTGCGGGGAAGCTGTCCCAGATCATTGTGAGCCCCTTGCTCCAGGTAACAAAGGCGATGCGGAAGGTGAAGGATGGCGACCTGAATGTCACCTCGCCGGTGACGACGGAAGACGAAACCGGTCTAATCGCCTCGGTCTTTAATTCAATGGTGCAGCAGATTAAGGAATTGCTTAATACGATAACCGAGGAACAGGGCCGTAAGCGGGAGTATGAGCTGGCCCTGATTCACGCGCAGATCAAGCCCCATTTTTTATATAATACGCTCGATACGATTTATGTTCTTAACGATTTGGGGCTAAGCGAGGAGGCCCGGGATACGACTAAGGCGCTGGCCGACTTCTACCGGGTGGTGCTGAGCAAGGGCAGTGAATTGATTCCTCTTGCCGGCGAAATCGGCAATGTTCGGGATTACCTGAACATCATGCAGATTCGTAATCCCGACGTGCTGCGCTATGAAATCGATATTCCGCAGGAGCTTACGGGTGTGATGGTGCCCAAGCTGTCGCTTCAGCCTCTGGTGGAGAACGCCATTTATCATGGTCTAAAAACCAAGGGCAGCCAGGGTTTGATTGTTATCCGGGCAAGGAAGGACGGCAGCGATGCGGTGATTTCTGTTGAAGATAACGGGGTCGGGATGCCGCCGGAGCAGGTGCAGCGGATTACGCAGTTTGCCTCCGGGAACGGCAGGCCCGCATCTATTGGAATATACAGCGTCTATGAGCGTATTAAGCTCTATTTTGGCGAGCCGTACGGGCTGACGGTCCGCAGCAAGCCGGGAGAAGGGACGGTAATGGAAATGAAGGTACCCGGAAAGGAAAGGAGGGCAGGCTATGTATAAAGTGATGATAGCCGACGATGAGCCGCTGTTCCGTTATTATATGCGCAGCAAGCTGGACTGGAGCGGACATGGCTTTACGATCTGCTGCGAAGCCGCCAACGGCCGGGAAGCGCTGGAGGAGGCGAAACGGTATGTGCCCGATTTGGCGCTGATCGACATCAGCATGCCTTATATGAACGGTCTGGAGCTGGCCGAGAAGCTGAAGGTGAATGTGCCCGGACTGCTGATCGTGTTCGTAACCGGCCATAACGAATTTGAATATGCCCAGAAGGCGGTTCGGCTGGGCGTCCACGATTATTTGCTCAAGCCGTTCGACCAGCGGGAGTTCACCGTCATGATGGAAAAAGTAAGAGCAACCTTGCGCCTTCGCGAGGAAGCCGCCCTGCTGAAGCGTGAAGCCGGCGGGAAAGAGGGGACTTGGCGCACCATTATGGAGCAAGCGGCGCAAAAGGCCCAGGCGCTCTTCAATGAATCCTCATTGCTTTCCGAGCAAGGAGCGCCGCTAGTAAGGCATGAGCTTCATCCGGGAATCCATGAAACGCTGCTGATGGCGCTGAAGATGCGGGATCATGAGGCCGCCATGGACGAAATCAGCCGGACAATCGCTCAGTTTCGGCTTCGGCGTACCGGAGACCGATTTGCTTTTACCGTTCTCATGAGCTATGTCTCGCTGTGTCTGTCCTATGCCGGCGAAATAGGAATGAACCCGGAGAGCCTGTGGAAGCCGGCGGCTTCACCGGAGCAGCGTCTTCGGGAAATGGCCTCGTGGGAGGAGGCAGAGGATTGGATTGCCGGGTTGTACCGTAAAGTGATTGAGTACAGGCCGGACGCCCGTCCGTCCAAATCGTACAATCTATTTCTGGCCGCCAAAGATTATATTCACACGCACTATTCCGATCCGGAGCTGTCGGTGGATCAGGTTGCAAGCGGCATGTATGTCGATTCCAGCTATTTGCGCAAGGTGTTCCGCAAGGAAGGAGCCATTGCCGTCCTCGATTACATCACCTATATACGGATGAAGCAGGCCAAAGAGCTGTTGGCCGATGGCAACGTCAAGCTGGCGGAAATCGCTGAAAGGGTGGGCTACGCCGACCCGAATTATTTCAGCAAAAGCTTTAAAAAGCATTACGGCATGCCGCCGTCGGAATTCGAGCAGCGGGAAATCCGCATCCGGCAGACTGGAAAATAGGAGTCTAAAAGCGATCATGGAGCGGTCCGGACAGGACCGCTTTTTACGATTTTGGACGGGATGATCGCATCCAATGCTCCGAAGCATTCCGGACATTTAAGCGGCCGATTTGTCCCGGATATTACCGATTATGCCCGGTTTAACCCTTATCGGTAATGCCGGGCTTCACTATAATAAGAGACATCAACCAACTGGAAGCGCTAACAAAAAGCGATTTCAGAAAGAAGATGGATTTTGACCAGGAAGAAAAGAAGGGGGATTCAATATGAAACGGAAATATATGAAAGCGCTTAGTGTGCTTGCTGCTCTGTCCCTGACGATCTCGCTGACGGCTTGCGGAGGGAAGAATTCGGACAATTCAGCCTCCTCAGGGAACAGCGGCGGGGCAAGCGACGGAACGAAGAAAATTCAAATCAAGGTGTATGCGCAGCATTTTGACGAAGATACCGCCAAGCCTTTTGACTATGCAGTGGAAGAGCTGAAGAAAGAAATGCCGAATGTGGAAATTGTGCTGGATGAAGCGGTGCAGGACGGTTATCAAAAATTGAAAACGTATGCTGCAACCGGTAACATGCCGGATATTTACGAGACGGACTGGACGACGCTCCAAACCTTTGCCAAGTCCAAGAACGTGGAGCTGCTCGACAGTTATCCGGAAACCGCTGATTTCAAATCCAAGCTGAACACGGGTCTCGAATCCCGGCTGACCGCTCCGGACGGACATGTCTACGCTTTCCCTTATACGGGAATTGAGTTCCAGCTCATCTACTACAATAAGGATATCTTCCAAAAGGCCGGTATTCAGACGCCAATCAAAACAATTGATCAACTGGCCGACGCCGCCAAGAAGCTTTCCGCCGCAGGTTACACGCCAATGGCCATATTCGCCAAGGAAAAATGGATTACAACCGCCTTCTACGCCGGATTGGTAACACGGGAAGACGCTAAAGGCTTTGGCGATCTGGAAGCGGGCAAACCGGCCGCGCTGCCTACGGCGTTTGTAACGGCCGCCGAGCAGATGAAGAAGCTGCAGGAAGGGGGCCTGTTCGACGCCAACGCCACCAACACCAACTATGACCAGGCTTCGTCCCAATTCTATTCGGGCAAAGCGGCCATGTTCGTCAACGGGCAATGGGAGATTTACAGCAGCACAGAGAAACTGGGCGACAAGGTAGACTGGATGTACTGGCCGGCCAAGGATGAGGCGACATACGACAGCAGCAAAGGCTTTATCAACGGTGCGGGCTCACCCGGCGGATTCTCGGTATCTCCAAGCAGCAAGAACAAGGAAACCGCCGTTAAAGTGGCAAGCTTCCTTGCGCAAAAATACAGCGAATACAAGTATTCCGTACTGGGTAGCCCGATCGTATCCGTCAAAGTCGATAAGCCGATGACCGGCGAAGTGCCGCCTATGATGAAGCGGATTGCGGATGAGGTTCTGCCGAACGTGAAGAGCTACGCCACAGCGGTTAGCAATGTGCAGATCAAAAATGTGATCGATGACAATACCCAGAACATGCTGGTCAGCGGCTTTACGGTGAAGCAATTCACAGATAATGTTAACCGCATTTTGGCCAAGGAGAATAAATAACGGGGCTTAAGAAAAGTCTGTGCGGAGCAGCCTCTTAGCTTCCCTGGGGGGAAACGGGGCTGCTTTCGTAAGAAAAGGAGTGGAATCATACTGCATGAACAGATATTTAAGTAATAAAAAAGCGATTGCGCTGTTTTTGCTTCCGGCCCTGCTTATCTATAGTGTCATCATTATTTATCCGGTGCTTCAGACCGTATACCGAAGCTTTTTTAACTGGGACGGGCTGAGTACGGCAACTTGGAATGGGATTTCCAACTATCGGGATCTTCTGGAAGATCCTCTGCTTATTACTTCTCTGCGCAACGGCCTTCTCTTCGCACTTGTGCTTGCGGTGTTTCAGATCGGACTAGGAACGGTGCTCGCACTAGCTTGTGCCGATCCGCGCATCAAAGGGCGCAAATTGCTGAAGACGTCTTATTTTATCCCGGTCGTGCTGTCCGTCACCGTTGTCTGCCAATTGTGGATTGCGATGTACGACCCGGCTAACGGGCTGATCAACCGTCTTTTTAACCTGCTTCATATTCCTTACCAGCAGAACTGGCTTACGTCGCCGACCGTTTCCATTATTGCGATTGCGTTCGTCAATGCCTGGCAGTTCATGGGATATCAGTTCAGCCTGCTGTACGCGGGCGTCAAGTCCATCCCCGAGCAGTATATGGAAGCGGCTACGATTGACGGCTGCTCCAAATGGATGGCGCACCGCAAGGTGACGATTCCGCTGATGAAGGAGACCTACAAGTTCTGTCTGATCGTTGCCATTACCTCCGGGATCGGAGCGTTTGTGCAAATGCTGATTATGACGAGCGGCGGACCGGGAACGAGCAACTACACGCTGACGTACATGATTTACCGCTATGCCTTTATGGAAAGCAACTATGGCTATGCCTGCGCCGTTTCTGTCGTGCTGGTCAGCTTGTCCCTCTTGGCAACGGTAATCATTAACAAGACGTTTGACCGGAACGAAGCGTAAATAGAGCGCTGACCGGTAAGGAAGGAGTGCAATATGAAGAAGCTGAGAGCGGTTCTGATTCAGGCCCCGCTATGGATCTATTTTGTGATTTCCGTCTACCCCCTGGTATGGATGATTTCTTATTCGCTTAAAAACAACGACGAGATATTCGTTACCAATCCGTTCGGCTTTCCGACGCATTTCAGAATTGAGAATTATACGGCGGCCTGGTCGCAGTTCAATATTCCGCGCTATTTTATGAACAGCTTTATCGTCTCATCCATTTCCACGCTGCTGATTATTGTGCTGGCCCTGATGTTCTCGTTCGCCATCGCAAGAATGCGCTGGAAGTTCCGCGAGAGTGTCAGATTGTATATGACGATCGGCATGTTCATGCCGCTTCAGGTCATCATGATTCCACTTGCCATTCTGGTTCGTGATTTCCATTTGACGAATACCTACGGCGCGCTGATCGTTCCCTATGTCGCCATCGGTCTGCCCTTCTCTTGCCTGATATTCTACGGCTTCATGAAAGGCATCCCCGGCGAGCTGGAGGAATCGGCCTGCATGGACGGAGCGAATATTTACCGGATGTTTATCCAGATTATCGTGCCTGTCGTAACTCCTGCCATCGCAACCGTTGCCATTTTCCAATTCTTAAGCAACTGGAACGAATTTATGCTCGCCTATATTCTGATTTCCGACGAAGCGATGAAGACGCTCCCGCTCGGTCTGCTCTTCTTCCAGGGGCAATACAGCACCGATTGGGGCGGCATGGGCGCGGTCATGACGATTGCGAGCTTGCCGATGGTCATCATCTATTTGTTCTTCAGCGAACAAGTGGAGAATGCGATGACGGTTGGTTCGGCTGTAAAAGGATGATTTGTCATAATAATCAATAATGGAGGAATGGCAAAATGCCATCTATAGCGGATACATTTCAGTTACTTAATTCGGAGATGTTCAAGGAAAGATTAATAGACCTTTATGGAGAGAGCCAAGAGGCCCTCTCCTCTCAAATCGACAGATACACTTCTCTGGTTAACGAGTATACCCAAAGATTTGATGGAGCCGATGTTTATCTGTTTAGTTCGCCTGGCCGCAGTGAAATCAGCGGAAATCATACCGATCACAATTTGGGCAAAGTTATAGCGGCGAGCATAAATATGGACTGTATAGGCGTTGCAGAGAAGAATACAGAAAATAAAATCTGCATAAAAAGCATAACTTACAGCGAAGATTTTACGATTGATCTTACCCGGAGAGAAGATATTAAGAATGCTTCCGGCACCTACTCGATTGTAAGAGGCATACTCGACGGCTTTGAAAAGTACGGTTACAGCATTGGCGGGTTCAATGTTTGCATAACTAGTGATGTTATTAGCGCTGCTGGCGTCAGTTCTTCGGCATCTTTTGAAATGTTGATCTGTTCGATTCTTAATTTTTTCTATAACCATAACGAAATGGATATTATTACATGTGCCAAGATAGGCCAATATGCTGAAAATACGAAATGGAATAAACAGTCGGGCCTGCTGGATCAAATCGCTTGCGGGTATGGCGGCCTGATTACAATTGATTTTAAAGACGGCCAATCTCCGGTTATCCAAACATTGAACTTTGAAGCCATAGACAAAAATTATGAGCTGTTAATCATTCCTACGGGAGCAAATCATGCCGATTTAAGTGAAGAGTACTCTTCCATTCCTACTGAAATGAAGGCGGTGGCAGGAAAGCTTGGCGGAGAGGTTCTCCGTGACTTGAGTATAGACGAGGTGTTGAAGCATTTTGCGGAACTAAGGGAGAGTCCTGGAGATAGGGCGCTTTTGAGAGCGCTGCATTTTTATGAGGAAAACAGCCGGGTGGATCAACAGGTCGAAGCTTTGAAAAACGATGATGCGGATGAGTTTCTAAGGCTGGTCAATGAATCCGGCAATTCCTCCTGGAAATGGTTGCAAAATTGCTATTCAAATTCGGCGCCCGAGACACAAGGGGTAACGGTACATCTCGCTCTTACCGAACGGTTCATTAAAAGAATCGGAAAGGGCGCATGCCGCGTGCATGGAGGTGGATTTGCCGGAGTGATCATGGCATTGCTGCCGAGAGAGTCCACAGCATCCTATACGGAATATATGAACTCATTTGGTGTGGGTAAAATTTTTAATATTCGTGTACGTAAGTACGGGGCGGTAAATTTAAATCTTCTATAATAAGCTTCATGCGAAATCTTTGCATACACGCCCTGGTTCAATCCCGCTGTAATGTTATCCATCGTGGTATTATTGGATTACTAACTACGTAATTTTGGAAGACTGGGACTGATGGGGCGTGTATATGAAAGATCCTTTTAAAATGAAAACCTTCGATGTAGAAGAAACAAGCATATTCGATTTACAAGACGCGATGGCACATGGAAAAACGACCTCAAGAGAATTAGTGTTTTGTTATTTATCCCGTATCGCAAAGTATGATCAGGATGGTCCTCACATTAATTCAGTTATGGAAATCAATCCCGATGCCATATTCATTGCGGAGGCGCTCGATTTAGAGCGGCAGCGTAAGGGCAGTAGAGGCCCTCTTCATGGAATTCCGATTCTTGTGAAGGACAATATCGAAACCGGAGACAAGATGCGGACTAGTGCGGGAGCCTTAGCATTGGCACAGCATGTAAGCACGGAGGATGCTTTTCTGATCCGGCGGTTAAGAGAAAAAGGAGCTGTCATTTTAGGCAAGACTAATATGACAGAATGGGCCAACGGCGTTTCCTCCACTATGTGGGCAGGATACAGTTCAAAGGGTGGGCAGGTCACGCACCCTTATGGTGAATTTTTCACAGGCGGGTCTAGTACTGGGTCGGCGGCTGCGGTTGCGGCGAGTCTCGCAGCGGCGGCGATAGGTACAGAAACCTCTGCTTCCATTCTAAGTCCGGCCGTACAGATGTCTATCGTAGGCATCAAGCCGACCGTCGGTTTAATCAGCCGTTCGGGGATCATCCCTTTTTCTTACTCACAAGATACGGCCGGGCCGATGGCAAGAACGGTTTCGGATGCGGCAATTCTGCTTAACGCATTAGTTGGAAGGGATGAGCAAGATCCGGCAACTTGGCGGGGTGAAAGCTGTCATACCGAGCAGGACTATACCGCATTCCTGGACAGAGAGGGATTATACGGAGCGAGAATCGGAGTCTTTTGTGAAGTGCCCGATCATGTGCGAGAATCTGGCGAGTATGATGAGGCGCTATTTAATCAGGCGGTCTCCGACTTGATTAAAGCAGGAGCCGAAGTGGTGGAACAGATAGATATTCCCTCGTTCCATGGCCCATGGCAGTGGAATAAGATGAATCTGGAATTCAAACATGGAATAGAGAATTATCTGCAGCGCCTTCCGGCACACATGCCGATCCATTCTTTGTCCGAGCTACTTGAATGGAATAAGGAACATGCTGAAACAGCTTTAAAATACGGTCAAGATCTTTTGGAATTCCGGGAAAGGCTGACCGCCCCCCTTAAAAATAAAGACTACATTCTTGAATCCATAATGGATTTGCATCTTGCTCAGAACGAGGGAATCGATTATGCGATAAAACGTTATCAACTAGATGCGATAATGTTTCCTGCTTATATTGGAGCGGATCTATGCGCCAGAGCGGGCTATCCGTCCATTGCTATCCCCGCTGGGTATAGAGAGAACGGCAGACCATTTGGGATTACTTTTGCTGGAACAGCATTTAGCGAACCTGCTCTAATTCGCATAGCATATTCTTTTGAACAAAGAACGAAACATCGCAAAAAGCCTGTATTCAAATAACGGATTGACTCCGTAACCCTGAAATAGGCCAACCAGAAGTTTCTGGCTGACCTAAGAATACGAAAGAGCGCCCCGCTATGAACATGCCGGGACGCTCTTGTTTTTTTATTTTATCTATTATATAAGATGAACTTAAAAATGACGTCAGGGTAAGGAGTAACGAAGGGGAAGTTTGGAACTGTAGGAGCGACAGCGATCGCCTTTTTTCTCCGGATTTCATCCGCGAAGAGCGGTTTAAATCAAGAAATCTGGGGACAACAGCGGCCGGAAGTCCAAACATTCCTCGTAGTTACGACTATACCTGATGAGAGGATCTTAAGTTCATTTTATATCCCCCCGCCTATTCCTCCAGAAAAATCAACCCGATAACATCCTCCGGCTCGATACGGCCGAAATAATGCTTCAGGTCGAGGTGGGAGAGCGCCTGCCGGACCTCTTCCTGCTCATACCGCTTGCCGCGCAGGGCGTCTTCCACATCAGCCACATCGCCCACGCCGAAGAAGTCGCCGTAAATCTTGATTTCCTCGATCCGCCCGTCCTTGAGCTCCATCCGGATATCGACGATGCCGCCCGGGAACTTAACCGCATGCTTCACATTGCTCTTCGGCGACTGGCCGTAATTCCAATCCCAGTTCTGATACCGCTCCGTGGAGATCTTATGGATTTGCGCCCAATCTTCCTCATTAAGCTTGTACTGCGGCACTTCGACCGGCTCCATGCCGAAGATGGACCGCAGCAGGCCCGCGCGGAATTCCTCGATCGTCATGTCCGTTCCGAGCAGTTCTTTTATATTGGCCACCCGGCTGCGGACGGATTTGGTGCTCTTGGACTTGAATTTTTCCGGATTTGCATTCAGCGAAGCCTGCACATCATCTAGATTCAGATTGTACATCAGCGTACCGTGGCTGAACATGCGTCCCCGGGTTGAGAACTGGGCGTTTCCGGAAATTTTTTGCTCCCCGACCTGAAGATCGTTGCGTCCGCTTAGTTCCGCGTTAACGCCCATGCTTTGCAAGTAATCGATGACCGGCTGGGTGAATTTCAGGAAGTTATGAAACGATTCGCCGTCATCTTTTGTGATGAAGCTGAAGTTCAGGTTGCCGAGGTCGTGATAGACCGCGCCTCCGCCGGACAACCGCCGTACGACCTTGATATTATGCTCCTTGACGTACTCCTGATCGATTTCTTCTATTGTATTTTGATGCTTGCCGATAATAATGGACGGGCTGTTGATATAAAACAGCAAATAGCTCTCGTCCATGGACAGAAATTTTAGCGCGTATTCCTCTATGGCCAAATTGATGGCCGGGTCCGTAATTCCGGCGTTATCGATAAAGAGCATGTCCATACCTCCGTCGTAAAAAGAATTCATCCTATTCATTTCTTCCCTACCATAATACAACATTCATTAGAGAGAGATATCACTTTTTTGACATACAGAACCGCAACCGGTGAAAATCGCCGCGTGTGCGGTTCTTTTTTTGCCTGTGCAAATATGCCATGATAACGGTGGAGGAGATACACGTATGTTCAATGATTTCAAGCTTGCGGAGGGACGTCCGGTCTATCTCCAAGTTAAGGATTATATGAAACGGCTGATCGTCCAAGGGGCGCTTCAGGCGGACCGGCGGCTTCCCGCGACCAGAGAACTGGCCGGGCTGCTCGGCGTCAGCCGCAATACGGTCATCTCCGCCTATGCGGAGCTTGAGGAAGACGGCTTCGCCTACACCGTGCAGGGCAAGGGCAGCTTTGCCGCTGCGGTGTCGCCCGTGCGGGCAGCCGGTATTACGGAAGCGGACGATGGCCGGAAGCTGGACTGGACGGAGCACGTGAGCGAATATGCCCGGCTGGCGGAGGAACTGGACCTGATGAAGCGCGGCATCCGGGCGGCGAAAGGAACGATCTCGTTTACGAGCATCGCGCCGGACGAGAAGCTGTTCGATCTGGACAGCGTCAAGCGCGCTTTTTCGGACCGGATGGCCGTGGAGGGAAATGTGCTGCTGAATTACGGCTATGCCAAGGGCTACAAGCCGCTGATCGACTATTTAATGGATTATATGGCCCGCAAGGGCGTGGATACTCAGGATAAAGATATGCTGATTACGAGCGGCTTCACCGAAGGCTTTGACATCGTGCTGTCGGCCATCCGAAAGAAAAGCGGAACCGTGCTGTGCGAGAACCCGACCCACAATACGGCGATCAAAATTTTGAAGCTGCACGGCTTTGAAATCAAGGGCATCGCGATGGAGCCGGACGGCATCAGCATAGGCGGGCTGAAACAGGCGCTGGCAGAAGGAGCGTATGATCTCGCCTATCTCGTTCCGTCCTACCATAACCCGACGGGCATTGTGACTTCCCTGCAAAAAAGGCTGGAGCTGATGACCTTGATGAACCGCTACCGGATTCCCATCATCGAGGACGGGTTCAACGAGGAACTGCGGTACTCCGGCTCGCATGTGGCGCCGCTGGCGGCTATGGCGGGAGCGGGGAATGGCGTCATTTATATCGGAAGCTTTTCCAAAGTGCTGTTTCCGGGTCTCAGAGTGGGCTGGGTGCTGGCGGACCGGCGGCTGATCGGCATTCTTGAGAGCATCAAGCGGGCAA is a genomic window of Paenibacillus durus ATCC 35681 containing:
- a CDS encoding PLP-dependent aminotransferase family protein; this encodes MFNDFKLAEGRPVYLQVKDYMKRLIVQGALQADRRLPATRELAGLLGVSRNTVISAYAELEEDGFAYTVQGKGSFAAAVSPVRAAGITEADDGRKLDWTEHVSEYARLAEELDLMKRGIRAAKGTISFTSIAPDEKLFDLDSVKRAFSDRMAVEGNVLLNYGYAKGYKPLIDYLMDYMARKGVDTQDKDMLITSGFTEGFDIVLSAIRKKSGTVLCENPTHNTAIKILKLHGFEIKGIAMEPDGISIGGLKQALAEGAYDLAYLVPSYHNPTGIVTSLQKRLELMTLMNRYRIPIIEDGFNEELRYSGSHVAPLAAMAGAGNGVIYIGSFSKVLFPGLRVGWVLADRRLIGILESIKRARNIHTSTLDQSLLYQYLHNGNLEKYLRRARAEYKRKYEWTLACCREMVPYSTLSGDGGLHLFMAFEQGFDTRELLAVCSEKGVIFTPGDNFYTDGTGGNTLRLGFSRVTDEDIRKGIAIIGEAARELMNGDGKNGGSWRPQNE